From Anopheles funestus chromosome 3RL, idAnoFuneDA-416_04, whole genome shotgun sequence, a single genomic window includes:
- the LOC125767393 gene encoding serine/threonine-protein kinase phg2-like isoform X2, with protein MLKLTENLKRKMRRRSRMKVLKILQSFSQGTFIAFLLLFFGVDCMGEPGYLDFDNLPETNFTCAGKVIGGYYADLEASCQMFHVCTIGQGDEPMDIKFLCLNGTVFDQETRVCERVDEVDCSKSEKFYYLNLELYGNTIIPSPDDGSSEEDGSDGGGSSSTTSTTTTTTTTTTTTTPKPPATTTPSRRFVFNNGNKGFTQPISSSTIATPLHAFSSTSRKPPSEEEDYEYEDEEYTDEKTADQDSVVVPALEEGGNFSPQQFTLQQQQQGNQPKTEPPTKAGGGAKPAVSFQQQHFQNGGTLTVTNSHVTVTTHTTGNGVPTGSGNDGATLPATGTKPKSQPSQPPLTHKQKQQLEHQRRQQQEQLLQQQAIAKQHEELQKRQQEAAVKQQQKALQQQQKQVQQHEAEIKNHQALLLLHTQKINRQQQKQQNAPSAVAPPPTQRSPFATAATGFGSSQQQTQAPKRIPLLASSSPLALPSPASPLTPFRLRAQGFKLPQSVAPQMSPQQRQDILRQQQQQQQQQHHHHHHQQEERFEGYRRQPPPQVPLHLPFEQQLRNQKDISLQFDPDVEDLTQIPQHKELKRSDPPFHQHGKSPAVSKEQIGAGDRKVDSGQQTHADRVQEQEPVVEYEYDEDYSSEGDDSEPGNPNLDSVKSNTNSEFVIAKNGSPGKTGDDRFPKEHASGTRSDSDRTNTNPSANSSSSNRVISNNGSSGSSSSNSGSVNSNNDRSSKKLSSGGGGTTTSNTSRFIINNEHHKSHSTSAPPRVQPSASRVGVSPVPPGYPKVIVTTSTSIRDNHGRTINYSITSNGGGGSISSTATPAVSTTARPKTPQPTATVRGYDEYKESDVLSDPFYLDVPRQRTRTRRSLDEVARSRRKRYILLVPRFM; from the exons ATGCGGCGACGATCCAGAATGAAGGTTCTAAAGATACTGCAGTCCTTTTCGCAAG GAACGTTCATTgcgtttttgctgcttttcttcGGCGTGGATTGTATGGGTGAACCAGGG TACCTTGACTTTGATAATCTTCCGGAGACGAATTTTACCTGCGCGGGCAAAGTGATCGGTGGATACTATGCCGATCTGGAGGCATCCTGCCAGATGTTTCACGTGTGCACCATCGGGCAGGGTGACGAACCGATGGACATCAAGTTCCTGTGCCTGAACGGGACGGTATTCGATCAGGAGACGCGAGTTTGCGAGCGTGTCGACGAGGTCGATTGTTCCAAGTCGGAAAAGTTCTACTATCTTAACTTGGAGCTGTACGGCAACACGATCATTCCTTCACCGGATG ATGGCAGCTCAGAGGAGGATGGTAGTGATGGAGGTGGTTCTTCATCTACCACTAGTACGACGACTACAACTACTACCACGACTACTACTACGACTCCGAAACCACCGGCAACGACGACACCGTCGCGAAGGTTCGTCTTTAACAACGGTAACAAGGGCTTCACACAGCCCATCTCATCCTCAACGATTGCGACACCGCTGCACGCGTTCTCGAGCACTTCTCGCAAGCCCCCATCCGAGGAGGAAGACTACGAGTATGAGGATGAGGAGTATACAGACGAGAAGACAGCTGATCAGGATTCGGTTGTTGTTCCAGCGCTGGAAGAGGGTGGCAACTTTTCGCCCCAGCAGTTTACActtcagcaacaacagcagggcaATCAACCAAAAACGGAACCACCGACGAAAGCCGGTGGAGGAGCGAAACCTGCCGTATCCTTCCAACAGCAGCACTTCCAGAACGGCGGTACCTTGACTGTAACTAACTCGCACGTGACTGTGACGACACATACGACGGGCAATGGTGTACCAACCGGTAGTGGTAATGATGGCGCAACGCTGCCCGCCACTGGTACGAAACCGAAATCCCAACCGTCCCAACCACCGTTGACGCAtaagcagaagcagcagctgGAACACCAGCGTCGCCAGCAGCAGGAACAATTGCTCCAAcagcaagccatcgccaagcAGCACGAGGAGCTGCAGAAACGCCAACAGGAAGCGGCCGTTAAACAGCAGCAGAAGGcactacagcagcagcagaaacagGTCCAGCAGCATGAAGCGGAAATCAAGAACCATCAGGCACTGCTACTGCTCCACACACAGAAGATCAATcgacagcagcagaagcaacaaaatgcACCGTCAGCCGTGGCGCCACCGCCCACGCAGCGTTCACCGTTCGCTACCGCAGCGACCGGATTCGGTTCCAGTCAACAGCAAACACAAGCACCAAAGAGAATACCGCTGCTTGCCTCATCGTCGCCTCTAGCATTGCCGTCGCCGGCCTCCCCACTGACACCGTTCCGCTTGAGGGCTCAGGGTTTCAAGCTACCGCAGTCGGTCGCTCCTCAAATGTCACCCCAGCAGCGGCAGGATATactgcgccagcagcagcaacagcagcaacaacagcaccatcatcatcatcaccagcagGAGGAACGCTTCGAAGGCTACCGAAGACAACCACCGCCTCAG GTACCGTTGCATCTACCCTTCGAGCAGCAGCTGCGCAACCAGAAGGACATCTCGCTACAGTTCGACCCGGATGTAGAGGATTTGACGCAGATACCGCAGCACAAGGAGTTGAAGCGTTCCGATCCTCCATTCCATCAGCATGGTAAGAGTCCGGCCGTTTCCAAGGAGCAGATAGGAGCCGGAGACCGTAAAGTGGATAGTGGACAGCAAACGCACGCCGACCGTGTGCAGGAGCAGGAACCGGTGGTGGAGTACGAGTACGATGAGGATTACAGTTCCGAGGGGGATGATTCGGAACCGGGAAATCCGAACCTAGATAGCGTTAAGTCTAACACCAATAGTGAATTTGTTATCGCCAAGAATGGGTCACCGGGCAAGACGGGTGACGATCGCTTCCCGAAGGAACATGCCAGTGGGACGAGAAGTGATAGCGATAGAACTAATACTAATCCTAGCGCAAATAGTTCTAGTAGTAATAGAGTTATTAGTAATAAtggtagcagcggcagcagcagcagtaataGTGGTAGTGTTAATAGTAATAATGATCGTAGCTCTAAGAAACTCTCCAGCGGAGGAGGTGGCACAACCACCAGCAACACTAGTAGGTTTATCATTAACAACGAGCATCACAAGAGCCACAGTACCAGTGCGCCACCCCGCGTACAGCCGTCAGCATCTCGTGTCGGTGTTTCGCCGGTGCCACCCGGCTATCCGAAAGTGATCGTAACAACCAGTACCTCCATACGGGATAATCACGGTCGTACGATCAACTACTCCATCACCAGCAATGGTGGCGGTGGTTCCATCTCGAGCACTGCCACGCCAGCGGTCAGCACGACGGCGCGTCCCAAAACGCCTCAACCGACCGCCACAGTCAGAGGGTACGACGAGtacaaagagagtgacgtacTGAGCGATCCATTTTATCTGGACGTTCCGCGCCAACGTACCAGGACCAGACGATCGTTGGATGAAGTAGCGCGATCGCGTCGAAAGCGTTACATACTGCTCGTTCCTCGATTCATGTAG
- the LOC125767393 gene encoding serine/threonine-protein kinase phg2-like isoform X1 codes for MANLCKKMRRRSRMKVLKILQSFSQGTFIAFLLLFFGVDCMGEPGYLDFDNLPETNFTCAGKVIGGYYADLEASCQMFHVCTIGQGDEPMDIKFLCLNGTVFDQETRVCERVDEVDCSKSEKFYYLNLELYGNTIIPSPDDGSSEEDGSDGGGSSSTTSTTTTTTTTTTTTTPKPPATTTPSRRFVFNNGNKGFTQPISSSTIATPLHAFSSTSRKPPSEEEDYEYEDEEYTDEKTADQDSVVVPALEEGGNFSPQQFTLQQQQQGNQPKTEPPTKAGGGAKPAVSFQQQHFQNGGTLTVTNSHVTVTTHTTGNGVPTGSGNDGATLPATGTKPKSQPSQPPLTHKQKQQLEHQRRQQQEQLLQQQAIAKQHEELQKRQQEAAVKQQQKALQQQQKQVQQHEAEIKNHQALLLLHTQKINRQQQKQQNAPSAVAPPPTQRSPFATAATGFGSSQQQTQAPKRIPLLASSSPLALPSPASPLTPFRLRAQGFKLPQSVAPQMSPQQRQDILRQQQQQQQQQHHHHHHQQEERFEGYRRQPPPQYPVRFQVPLHLPFEQQLRNQKDISLQFDPDVEDLTQIPQHKELKRSDPPFHQHGKSPAVSKEQIGAGDRKVDSGQQTHADRVQEQEPVVEYEYDEDYSSEGDDSEPGNPNLDSVKSNTNSEFVIAKNGSPGKTGDDRFPKEHASGTRSDSDRTNTNPSANSSSSNRVISNNGSSGSSSSNSGSVNSNNDRSSKKLSSGGGGTTTSNTSRFIINNEHHKSHSTSAPPRVQPSASRVGVSPVPPGYPKVIVTTSTSIRDNHGRTINYSITSNGGGGSISSTATPAVSTTARPKTPQPTATVRGYDEYKESDVLSDPFYLDVPRQRTRTRRSLDEVARSRRKRYILLVPRFM; via the exons ATGCGGCGACGATCCAGAATGAAGGTTCTAAAGATACTGCAGTCCTTTTCGCAAG GAACGTTCATTgcgtttttgctgcttttcttcGGCGTGGATTGTATGGGTGAACCAGGG TACCTTGACTTTGATAATCTTCCGGAGACGAATTTTACCTGCGCGGGCAAAGTGATCGGTGGATACTATGCCGATCTGGAGGCATCCTGCCAGATGTTTCACGTGTGCACCATCGGGCAGGGTGACGAACCGATGGACATCAAGTTCCTGTGCCTGAACGGGACGGTATTCGATCAGGAGACGCGAGTTTGCGAGCGTGTCGACGAGGTCGATTGTTCCAAGTCGGAAAAGTTCTACTATCTTAACTTGGAGCTGTACGGCAACACGATCATTCCTTCACCGGATG ATGGCAGCTCAGAGGAGGATGGTAGTGATGGAGGTGGTTCTTCATCTACCACTAGTACGACGACTACAACTACTACCACGACTACTACTACGACTCCGAAACCACCGGCAACGACGACACCGTCGCGAAGGTTCGTCTTTAACAACGGTAACAAGGGCTTCACACAGCCCATCTCATCCTCAACGATTGCGACACCGCTGCACGCGTTCTCGAGCACTTCTCGCAAGCCCCCATCCGAGGAGGAAGACTACGAGTATGAGGATGAGGAGTATACAGACGAGAAGACAGCTGATCAGGATTCGGTTGTTGTTCCAGCGCTGGAAGAGGGTGGCAACTTTTCGCCCCAGCAGTTTACActtcagcaacaacagcagggcaATCAACCAAAAACGGAACCACCGACGAAAGCCGGTGGAGGAGCGAAACCTGCCGTATCCTTCCAACAGCAGCACTTCCAGAACGGCGGTACCTTGACTGTAACTAACTCGCACGTGACTGTGACGACACATACGACGGGCAATGGTGTACCAACCGGTAGTGGTAATGATGGCGCAACGCTGCCCGCCACTGGTACGAAACCGAAATCCCAACCGTCCCAACCACCGTTGACGCAtaagcagaagcagcagctgGAACACCAGCGTCGCCAGCAGCAGGAACAATTGCTCCAAcagcaagccatcgccaagcAGCACGAGGAGCTGCAGAAACGCCAACAGGAAGCGGCCGTTAAACAGCAGCAGAAGGcactacagcagcagcagaaacagGTCCAGCAGCATGAAGCGGAAATCAAGAACCATCAGGCACTGCTACTGCTCCACACACAGAAGATCAATcgacagcagcagaagcaacaaaatgcACCGTCAGCCGTGGCGCCACCGCCCACGCAGCGTTCACCGTTCGCTACCGCAGCGACCGGATTCGGTTCCAGTCAACAGCAAACACAAGCACCAAAGAGAATACCGCTGCTTGCCTCATCGTCGCCTCTAGCATTGCCGTCGCCGGCCTCCCCACTGACACCGTTCCGCTTGAGGGCTCAGGGTTTCAAGCTACCGCAGTCGGTCGCTCCTCAAATGTCACCCCAGCAGCGGCAGGATATactgcgccagcagcagcaacagcagcaacaacagcaccatcatcatcatcaccagcagGAGGAACGCTTCGAAGGCTACCGAAGACAACCACCGCCTCAG TATCCGGTTCGTTTTCAGGTACCGTTGCATCTACCCTTCGAGCAGCAGCTGCGCAACCAGAAGGACATCTCGCTACAGTTCGACCCGGATGTAGAGGATTTGACGCAGATACCGCAGCACAAGGAGTTGAAGCGTTCCGATCCTCCATTCCATCAGCATGGTAAGAGTCCGGCCGTTTCCAAGGAGCAGATAGGAGCCGGAGACCGTAAAGTGGATAGTGGACAGCAAACGCACGCCGACCGTGTGCAGGAGCAGGAACCGGTGGTGGAGTACGAGTACGATGAGGATTACAGTTCCGAGGGGGATGATTCGGAACCGGGAAATCCGAACCTAGATAGCGTTAAGTCTAACACCAATAGTGAATTTGTTATCGCCAAGAATGGGTCACCGGGCAAGACGGGTGACGATCGCTTCCCGAAGGAACATGCCAGTGGGACGAGAAGTGATAGCGATAGAACTAATACTAATCCTAGCGCAAATAGTTCTAGTAGTAATAGAGTTATTAGTAATAAtggtagcagcggcagcagcagcagtaataGTGGTAGTGTTAATAGTAATAATGATCGTAGCTCTAAGAAACTCTCCAGCGGAGGAGGTGGCACAACCACCAGCAACACTAGTAGGTTTATCATTAACAACGAGCATCACAAGAGCCACAGTACCAGTGCGCCACCCCGCGTACAGCCGTCAGCATCTCGTGTCGGTGTTTCGCCGGTGCCACCCGGCTATCCGAAAGTGATCGTAACAACCAGTACCTCCATACGGGATAATCACGGTCGTACGATCAACTACTCCATCACCAGCAATGGTGGCGGTGGTTCCATCTCGAGCACTGCCACGCCAGCGGTCAGCACGACGGCGCGTCCCAAAACGCCTCAACCGACCGCCACAGTCAGAGGGTACGACGAGtacaaagagagtgacgtacTGAGCGATCCATTTTATCTGGACGTTCCGCGCCAACGTACCAGGACCAGACGATCGTTGGATGAAGTAGCGCGATCGCGTCGAAAGCGTTACATACTGCTCGTTCCTCGATTCATGTAG
- the LOC125767420 gene encoding probable salivary secreted peptide, whose protein sequence is MKFATVFVVLAAVLGSCYLATAQTHNYFFGARVPYDTLVNQTTVIQSSSFLRVKSLNVDYPLKGQRGRNITAIYVYDRLGGGRGGYASITKGGIGQNSTRIHLKSQRGNGMNFQVEIYGR, encoded by the coding sequence ATGAAATTCGCCACCGTATTTGTTGTGCTGGCCGCCGTGCTCGGTAGCTGCTATCTGGCCACCGCTCAGACGCACAACTATTTCTTTGGAGCCCGCGTACCGTACGACACCCTCGTCAATCAGACGACCGTGATCCAGTCGAGTTCGTTCCTGCGGGTGAAGTCActgaacgtcgattatccacTGAAAGGACAGCGTGGCCGCAACATTACCGCCATCTACGTGTACGATCGGCTCGGTGGAGGCCGTGGTGGGTACGCTAGCATCACGAAAGGTGGTATCGGCCAGAACTCAACCCGCATTCATCTGAAGTCCCAGCGCGGCAATGGCATGAACTTCCAGGTGGAAATTTATGGCCGATAA